A single Bacteroidales bacterium DNA region contains:
- a CDS encoding IclR family transcriptional regulator, whose amino-acid sequence MEKNISHKENEGENYHVPGLEKGLIIMEHLASYPKGLNLQEIKSSLNISQTTAYRVLQTLVKLGYLLYNETEKSYRLSTKLLTIGFSSLNEHHLLEIVLPCLRELRDIIKETVCFGILGSEKGVFIEQAQGHHAFRFVLAPGKSFELHCSAPGKAMMAYLPDVVRNRYLSYMGFEKYNDRTITNEKDYLEELEKVRKVGYALDNEEELSGVICVAAPIFNYRGYPCGVIWTSGPKDRLTPQAILVTAGQIREMTEKISLSLGYSRTVH is encoded by the coding sequence ATGGAAAAGAATATTTCACATAAAGAAAATGAAGGGGAAAATTATCATGTTCCCGGACTTGAAAAGGGGTTGATTATTATGGAGCATCTGGCTTCCTACCCTAAAGGCTTGAATTTGCAGGAAATCAAGTCTTCGTTGAATATTTCACAGACTACTGCTTATCGTGTCCTGCAAACCCTGGTTAAGCTGGGTTATCTGCTTTATAATGAAACGGAAAAATCATATAGGTTATCCACCAAACTGTTGACTATTGGTTTCTCTTCACTGAACGAACATCATTTACTCGAGATTGTTCTGCCATGCCTTCGTGAATTACGGGATATTATTAAGGAGACGGTTTGTTTCGGTATACTGGGAAGTGAAAAAGGAGTTTTTATAGAGCAGGCCCAGGGACATCACGCTTTCCGGTTTGTGCTGGCTCCGGGGAAAAGTTTCGAACTGCATTGTTCCGCTCCCGGCAAAGCTATGATGGCATATCTGCCCGATGTGGTAAGAAACCGTTACCTTTCGTATATGGGTTTCGAAAAATATAACGACCGTACCATTACCAATGAAAAGGATTACCTGGAAGAACTGGAGAAGGTAAGGAAGGTGGGGTATGCCCTGGATAATGAAGAAGAACTGTCGGGTGTGATTTGTGTTGCTGCTCCCATTTTTAATTACAGGGGATATCCGTGCGGGGTGATCTGGACATCAGGACCTAAGGACCGGCTGACTCCGCAGGCGATCCTGGTTACAGCCGGGCAGATCAGGGAAATGACCGAAAAGATATCACTTAGTTTGGGATATAGCAGAACAGTTCACTGA
- a CDS encoding YVTN family beta-propeller repeat-containing protein, with amino-acid sequence MKKFLKKGIIVFLGAVCCVAFIISDNKPFYPTGITRCEDGILFSQKGMKRLDLYTPDGKKLIRSFPFEEIPTGVASDGNTAYVTTFETQGILHQVDLRSGEIKASVPTGSGAAAPILSPDKRLVYVCNQFSNTVSEVDMVQKKVLRTVSVLREPRGAVFSKDGKYLFVTNFLPAQRADVDTVASAVSVIEMTNFKKVKDIPLASGSNALRGICITPDGQYIYALHNLGRFQLPTSQLQQGWMNTSAFSVIDVRAQKYLGSILVDEAEKGAAGVWDITCTDDLLLISHSGTHEVSVIDHTAMRKKFEAYVPKENLDYDLTFLVGIRQRIPLEGNGPRKILLDGNRLLVPTYFSDILNVLDLQDLSVSTVHMNPNRRESAEDKGEKYFNDATYCFQTWQSCNGCHPGDARADGMNWDLMNDGIGNPKNCKSLLYSHVTPPNMISGIRAKAEIAVRAGFTHIQFSEIPEEKAGCVDAYLKALRPVPSPYLVNGQLSGKAKQGREVFEKENCTQCHSGPYFTDLKMHRIGDDIEFENGWDTPTLIEVWRTSPYLFDGRAATMHDVFSTHKHGINRKLSKGELDALVEYVNSL; translated from the coding sequence ATGAAAAAGTTTTTGAAAAAAGGAATCATCGTGTTTTTGGGAGCTGTCTGTTGTGTGGCGTTTATCATATCGGACAATAAGCCTTTTTACCCGACCGGCATTACCCGGTGCGAAGATGGGATTCTTTTTTCCCAGAAAGGGATGAAACGCCTGGATCTATATACGCCTGACGGAAAGAAACTGATCCGTTCGTTCCCTTTTGAAGAGATCCCTACAGGGGTTGCGTCTGATGGGAATACGGCATATGTCACCACTTTCGAAACCCAGGGGATATTACACCAGGTAGACCTCCGTTCGGGAGAGATCAAAGCATCGGTTCCTACGGGTTCGGGAGCTGCAGCCCCTATCTTAAGTCCCGACAAACGACTGGTATATGTCTGTAATCAGTTTTCCAATACCGTTTCGGAAGTCGATATGGTACAAAAGAAAGTGTTACGCACAGTCTCTGTTTTGCGCGAACCCAGAGGGGCTGTTTTCAGTAAGGACGGCAAATACCTGTTTGTGACCAATTTTCTTCCCGCTCAGCGGGCCGACGTGGATACGGTAGCTTCTGCAGTATCGGTGATCGAAATGACAAACTTCAAAAAAGTGAAAGATATTCCTTTGGCCAGTGGCAGTAATGCATTAAGAGGCATCTGTATCACTCCCGATGGTCAATATATTTATGCATTGCATAACCTGGGGCGTTTTCAACTCCCCACTTCCCAGTTGCAACAGGGATGGATGAATACCAGCGCTTTCAGTGTGATCGATGTCCGTGCCCAGAAATACCTCGGGTCTATCCTGGTTGACGAGGCTGAAAAAGGTGCTGCCGGGGTATGGGACATCACCTGTACGGATGACCTGCTCCTGATTTCCCATTCCGGGACACATGAGGTCAGTGTGATCGATCATACGGCGATGAGAAAGAAATTTGAAGCGTATGTACCCAAAGAAAACCTGGATTATGACCTGACCTTCCTTGTCGGGATCCGGCAACGCATTCCTTTGGAAGGGAACGGTCCCCGAAAAATATTATTGGACGGTAACCGTTTGCTGGTTCCGACCTATTTTTCAGACATCCTGAATGTGCTGGATTTGCAGGATTTGTCCGTTTCGACGGTTCATATGAATCCGAACAGGAGGGAAAGCGCAGAAGACAAGGGCGAAAAATATTTTAATGATGCTACTTATTGCTTCCAGACCTGGCAGTCGTGTAACGGATGTCATCCGGGGGATGCCCGGGCTGACGGGATGAACTGGGACCTGATGAATGACGGGATCGGTAACCCCAAGAATTGTAAAAGCCTGTTATATTCCCATGTTACTCCTCCGAATATGATATCCGGGATACGTGCTAAAGCAGAGATCGCTGTCCGTGCAGGATTTACTCATATCCAGTTTTCCGAAATACCGGAAGAAAAGGCCGGGTGTGTGGACGCATACCTGAAAGCTTTACGGCCTGTACCCAGTCCTTACTTAGTCAACGGACAGCTCAGCGGGAAAGCAAAGCAGGGACGGGAAGTATTTGAAAAAGAGAATTGTACGCAATGTCACAGTGGGCCTTACTTTACCGATCTGAAAATGCACCGGATCGGCGATGATATCGAATTTGAAAACGGTTGGGATACGCCCACGCTCATCGAAGTATGGCGGACTTCCCCCTATTTGTTTGACGGAC
- a CDS encoding HAMP domain-containing histidine kinase, which translates to MSGKIYRIFLLIMMFQFSVNAQDPIENIDSLIEVFSHHRTYDTTRVNLLNDIAYAYVPLILDGDSSKLELARRYVQESVVLGEKLHYKTGTARAYNVTGIICFLSDQSYEAYSYYKKAEKIYTELADTLRLCYINNNIIMTLQKLGEVETLRTQVYHLLDLSMKIGNVRFIADAVNALVNSGEGSEKITEGIRYAIARLDEVRPTSRAVLERSYGEVLAKQKKKDEALEYVHRARVRDEKDSVDLRWVYITLAQIHVIFENVDSAKYYLDKVHGLSGENSLNHNYYIEHVSMKIDSLKGNCWGAFLHFRKSVEIDDSIAKKAKIDEIVSIKNWHKIEQRRAEEQIILQEKRNQEKLNFLLYILLVLILMLVVMLVIYYKKRVNDNKLLQRNNEELQELHGVKDKLFSLIAHDLRNPMISFMSMIKLFSLREVGPEEQDEMLEDISNKANETYSLLNNLLYWSKSQMNGISPQPGYFDIRERSNESIRSLEHQALYKGIVLYNAITSLQVWADPDMTDVVFRNLITNAVKYSQSGDIVTIASAVKGDFVEISVKDTGIGISPETQQKLFNISETTSQRGTTNESGSGLGLVLSADFVRLNGGTIWFESELGKGSTFYFTIPLHP; encoded by the coding sequence ATGTCCGGGAAAATTTACAGGATTTTTTTATTGATAATGATGTTCCAGTTTTCTGTGAATGCACAAGATCCAATCGAAAATATCGATAGCTTAATAGAGGTATTTTCACATCACAGAACTTATGATACGACACGGGTCAACCTACTAAATGATATTGCCTATGCGTATGTTCCGCTGATACTTGATGGTGATTCTTCAAAATTAGAATTGGCAAGACGGTATGTTCAGGAGTCAGTTGTTTTGGGAGAAAAATTGCATTATAAAACAGGAACAGCGAGGGCATATAATGTTACAGGTATTATCTGTTTCTTATCAGATCAAAGTTACGAAGCATATTCCTATTATAAAAAAGCGGAAAAAATATACACCGAATTAGCTGATACTTTAAGGCTTTGTTATATTAATAATAACATTATCATGACCCTTCAGAAGCTTGGAGAGGTTGAAACATTAAGGACACAGGTATATCACCTGCTTGATCTGAGCATGAAGATTGGCAATGTGCGTTTTATTGCTGATGCAGTTAATGCCTTGGTCAATAGTGGTGAAGGGAGTGAAAAAATTACTGAAGGGATAAGATATGCTATTGCCCGTTTGGATGAGGTCAGACCCACTTCACGCGCTGTTCTCGAAAGATCATATGGAGAAGTACTGGCAAAGCAAAAGAAAAAGGATGAAGCCCTGGAATATGTACACAGGGCAAGGGTAAGGGATGAAAAAGACAGTGTTGACCTCCGGTGGGTATATATCACATTGGCACAGATTCATGTTATTTTTGAAAATGTAGATTCTGCAAAATATTATCTGGATAAAGTGCATGGTCTGTCCGGAGAAAACAGCCTTAATCATAATTATTATATCGAACATGTTTCGATGAAAATCGATTCTTTGAAGGGAAATTGCTGGGGAGCATTTTTGCATTTTCGAAAAAGTGTTGAAATAGATGATAGTATTGCCAAGAAAGCAAAAATAGATGAGATCGTCAGTATAAAAAACTGGCACAAAATAGAACAGCGACGAGCTGAAGAGCAGATTATCCTTCAGGAAAAGCGGAATCAGGAAAAGTTAAATTTCCTGTTATATATTTTGCTTGTTTTGATATTAATGTTGGTAGTGATGCTTGTTATCTACTACAAAAAACGGGTAAACGACAATAAGTTGTTACAAAGAAACAATGAAGAATTACAGGAATTACATGGAGTAAAAGACAAATTGTTTTCACTCATTGCTCATGACCTGCGAAATCCAATGATTTCGTTCATGTCGATGATAAAACTGTTTTCATTGCGTGAAGTCGGTCCTGAGGAGCAGGATGAGATGCTGGAAGATATTTCGAACAAAGCAAACGAAACTTATTCTTTGCTCAACAACCTGCTTTATTGGTCGAAATCGCAGATGAACGGTATTAGTCCGCAACCAGGATATTTTGACATTCGGGAACGGAGCAACGAAAGTATTCGTTCTTTGGAGCATCAAGCCCTCTATAAAGGTATTGTCCTCTATAATGCAATTACTTCATTGCAGGTATGGGCCGATCCGGATATGACCGATGTGGTGTTTCGCAACCTGATCACAAATGCGGTCAAATATTCGCAATCCGGGGATATCGTGACAATTGCCAGTGCTGTGAAAGGTGATTTTGTGGAAATCTCTGTTAAAGATACCGGTATTGGAATTTCGCCTGAAACACAGCAAAAATTATTTAATATTTCTGAAACTACCAGTCAACGAGGTACGACCAACGAATCCGGTTCCGGATTGGGATTGGTGCTCAGTGCCGATTTTGTAAGGCTTAATGGTGGAACCATCTGGTTTGAGAGTGAATTGGGAAAAGGAAGCACATTTTATTTTACTATTCCATTACATCCTTAA